GCCTCCCAGGGCGAGGTGAAGACGTGCTCGTCGGCCGGCACGCCGGCCAGACGCAGGATGTCCTCGGTCGCCTCGTCCTTGATGACGTCGATGACGTCGTCCACGGTGATGATGCCGACCAGCTTGTTCTCGTCGTCGACGACCGGTATCGCGAGCAGATTGTAGTTGGCGACCTCCTGCGCGACCTCCTCCTGATCGGTGTCGACGCGAGCCTTGATGAGCTCCGAGGTCATGATCCGCTTGAGCGGCGTCTCCGGCGACACCAGGAGCAGGCGGCGCAGCGACACCACCCCGACCAGGTGGCGCCGCTCGTCGACGACGTAGAGGTAGAAGACCATCTCCACCTCGCGCGAGCGCTGCAGCGCCTCGATGGCCTCGCCCGCCGTCAGGTCCTCCGCGAGGGCGAAGACCTCCGGGTTCATGATGCGGCCCGCGGTCTGGTCGCCGTACGCCAGCAGGTGCTGTACGTCGCCGGAGTCCTTGCGGCGCATCCGCGCGAGCACCTCGGCCGACACATCGTCCGGGAGCCGGTCGATCAGCGCCGCCGCGTCGTCGGTCTGCAACTCCAGGAACAGCTTCGCCAGCTCGTCGGGAGGCCGCTTCGCCAGGAGCGCGTCGCCGATCTCGGCGTCGAGCTCGCTGAGCGCCTCCATCGCAAGACGACTGTTCTGCGCAACGAGGGTGTTGAACGTCGAAAGCCGCCCGGCGTCCGAGAGCCCGCTCAGGACCTCGGCGAGGTCGGCCGGATGCTGCTTCTGGAGGAGGTTGACGAGGTTAGCGGTCGCACCAATCCGCTGCAGTCGCTTGACTGAATCGAGCACGACGTCGATTCGGCGGAGAGGCGGCATGGTTCCGAACCGCGAGGTCGCTCGGCCTCGCGCGATGCAGTCCGGTGCTGGGTCGTTGTCCCACTGGTCCAGACACTGAGCACATCATTGTACCACGTGCGATCCGGCCGCCGGCGCGACGGTCATCGTTCGAGGCCCAGCTCCCGCAGCATGCGCTCGTTCTCCCGCCAGCCGGGGCGCACCCGCACGTGCAGATCCAGATATACGCGCGCCCCGAACGCCCGCTCGAGCTCTTCGCGCGCCCCGACGCCGATGCGCTTGATGCGCGCCCCGCCGCGGCCGAGCACGATCGGCTTGTGGGTGTCTCGGTCGACCACGATCGAGCAGTACAGACGCAGGACACCCCGCGGATCCGGCTCCTCGAACCGATCGACGACGACGGCGCTCGAGAACGGCAGCTCGGCCCGCGTCTCGTGCAGCAGCTTCTCGCGCACGGTCTCCGCCACCAGCACGCGCTCCGGCTGATCGGTCACGAAGTCGTCCGGGAACAGTGGCTCCCCCGGCGGCAGGCGCTCCCAGATCTCCCCTTCCAGCGCGGACACGCCGTCGCCGGTCAACGCCGAGATCGGCACGAGACCCGCGAAGTCCCGCTGCTGCCGGTACCAGTCCATCAGGGGCAGCAGCCGGCGCTTCGCCAGCAGGTCGATCTTGTTCAGGGCCAGAATGACCGGCGCGGTCGCCCGGTCGAGCAGATCCAGCACGAAGCGATCGCCCCTGCCCGTCCGCAGGGTCGCGTCCAGCACGACGACCAGCACGTCCACCTGCGTGATGGTCTCGACCGCGTGGTCCACCATCCGGACATTCATCCGGTGCATCGGACGGTGGATGCCCGGCGTGTCGACGAAGACGATCTGGCCGGGGCGCGCCGCCGTACCCTGCTTCACGCCGAGGATTCGGGTGCGGGTCGTCTGGGGCTTGTCGGAGACGATCGCCACCTTCGTCCCGACGATCCGGTTGAGCAGGGTGGACTTGCCGGCGTTGGGCCGGCCGATGAGCGAGGCGTAGCCCGCCTTCACGCCGGGCTCTCCAGCGCTGCCGCGGAGGTGCGCCGGAGCCGGACGCGATGCAGCCGGCGGCGCTCCGCCTCGAGCACGTCGACGCTCAGCCCGTCCACCTCGAACGATTCGCCCTCCTGGGGCACGCGGCCGAGCCGGGCCAGCAGATAGCCGGCCACCGTCTCGAACCCCTGCGGTTCGATGATCACGTCGAGACGCTTGCTCAGATCGTCGACGCTGACCCGGCCGGTGAAGACGAAGCTGCCCGAGCCCTCGTCCACGATCGGATCCGCCTCGACGTCGTACTCGTCGCGGATCTCCCCGACGATCTCCTCGATCACGTCCTCGATGGTGACCAGCCCGGCCGTCCCCCCGTACTCGTCGTGCACGATGGCGCTCTGCACCCGCGCCTGCTGCAGCTCCTTGAGCAGATCGGCGACCCGCTTGGTCTCCGGCACGGTGTGCGCCGGCCGCAGCAGCCGGGCCACGACCCGCTCGTCGCCCGGCGTGTCGGACAGGGTGACGAGGTCCTTGACGAAGACGAACCCGAGGACCGTGTCCAGGCTGTGCTCGAAAACCGGCAGCCGGGAGTACTGCTCCTCGGTGAACAGCGCGCGCAGCTCGTCGAGCGTCGCATCGGCCTTGACGGCCACGATGTCCGGCCGCGGCGTCATCACCTCGCGCACGAGGGTCTCGCCGAACTCGACGACCGATTGCAGCAACCGCCGTTCCTCCTGCTCCTCCAGCTCGGCCCGGCCGTCCGCGCTCGTGCGATCGTCCCGCCCCTTTGTGGGGCCGCCGCCGGCCATCGCCGCCGCGCCGACCCGGCGGCTCGCCCGCCTCAGCAGCCGTATCAGCGGACGAGTCAACGGCTGCAGCACGGCCACCGGTACCCGGAGGGACGGCAACAGCGCCTCGAGCACGCGTTCCGGATCGCGGCGGACGATGACCACCGGCAGCACGTAGCCGCACACGAGCACGAACGCAACGAGTCCCGCCGCCATGAGCGCCACCGCGGTCGAGTCCCGCGCGTCGAGCGCGGCCATCGACAGCACGGTCACCGCGACGACGAGCACGCCCTGCAGCACACGCACGGGCACGAACAGCCGCAGCGGATCGTCCAGGTACCCGAGCCGTTCGAGCCGGCCTCGCCGCTCCGCTCCCAGGCGCAGCGACAGGCGCATCAGCGTGGTGAAGGCGGCCTCGACCGTCCCGACGTAGACCGTCGCGCAGGCGAGCAGGAACAGCGCCAGCGGGATCACGCGAGCCCTCCCGCACGGCGCAGGCGCCGCTCCAGGCGTTCCATCTGTCCCGTGTCGCGCTCGTGGTCGTAACCGAGCAGATGGAGAAGGCCGTGCAGGGCCAGACAGCGCAGCTCGGCGCCGAACCGGTGTCCCGCGGCGCGCGCCTGCCGGCGGGCCACGCCGGTCGCGATGACGATGTCGCCCAGATGCCGCGCCCCGCCGCCGACGGGCTCCGAAGACTCCACCTCGGCCGCGGCCGAACCGTCCGGCCCCTCCCCGGCGTCCGCCGCGCGTTCGGCCGCCTCGATGCCGGCGTCCGGCGCCGTCTCGTCGGTGACGGGAAAGGAGAGCACGTCGGTTACCCGGTCCACCCCGCGGTACCGCCGGTTGAGATCCCGCATCTTGCGATCGCAGACCAGCGCGATCACCACCTCCCCGTCGGCCGCCGCCGGCGCCACGTCGGTCAGCCACCTGCGCAGGCGGTCCGCACGCCGCACGCGACCGCGCCCATCGGTCACCACCACGCGCAGATGACGGCGCGGGGACCGGTCAGGGTCGGGTTCGGAATCCGGATCGTCGATGCTCATGGAGATTCGGGGGAATCGCCGGCCGGGGCCGGAACGTACCGCTCGTAGGCCTTCACGATACGCTGCACGAGCGGATGCCTCACGACGTCGCGATCGGTGAAGTGCACGATCGACACCCCCTCGACGCCGTGCAGCACTCTCAACGCCTGCACCACGCCCGACGTCTGTCCGGCAGGGAGGTCGATCTGGGTGATGTCGCCCGTGACGACCGCCTTCGAGCCGAAGCCGAGGCGGGTCAGGAACATCTTCATCTGCTCGGTCGTGGTGTTCTGCGCCTCGTCCAGGATCACGAACGCGTCGTTCAGGGTCCGCCCGCGCATGAAGGCGATGGGCGCGATCTCGATGACGCCGCGATCGATCAGGCGCCCCACCTTGTCGCTGTGAAGCATGTCGTACAGGGCATCGTACAGCGGGCGCAGATAGGGGTTCACCTTCTCCTGCACGTCCCCGGGCAGGAAGCCGAGCTTCTCGCCCGCCTCCACGGCGGGCCGGGCCAGGATGATGCGGCTGACTCGCTTGGACGTCAAGTAGGCCACCGCCTGCGCCATCGCCAGGTAGGTCTTCCCCGTGCCCGCCGGCCCGATGCCGAAGACCACGTCGTGGCGCTCGATGGCGTCGAGATAGCGGCGCTGGCCGAGCGTCTTCGGCGTCACCTGCCGGGTGCTCGAAGCCCGCAGAGGCGCCTTGAGGAAGAAATCGCGCAGGTCGATCTGCGCGTCCTCGCTCACCATCTCGGAGGCCCGCCGCACGTCCTCGCGCGAGAAGCGGTAGCCCTCGCGCAGCAGTCCCGTCAACTGGCCGATGACACGCTCGGTCTTCGCCATTCCGGCGGCATCGCCGGTGACCAGCAACTCGTTGCCGCCCGTCCGGATCTGCACGTCGAACTGCTGCTCGATCTGCTTGAGGTTCTCGTCGCGCGAGCCGAACAGGGTCTCGATCCCTTCGTCGGGAACGGTGATCTTCACGAGAGAGGGTGTAACGATCGGAGTTCCCCTAGTCCGCGGCGGAACTCCGCGTGACACCGTAACGGGTGAGAAGGCTGTGCGGCAAGGCTGTTCAATCGATACCACGGCCCGCGACCGGAGGTCAAGGCGCCTTGCGGACGGGTTGGAGTCTCGCTGCCGCGAAACTCGGACGCCCTTGCCGCAGACGCCTAACCGTCGAGGTGCAGCTCGCGCAACTGGCGGCGATCGACGGTCGAGGGCGACCCCGCCATCAGATCCACCGCGGCGGCCGTCTTCGGAAACGCCATCACGTCGCGGATCGACGGCTCGCCGGCCACCAGGGCCACGATGCGATCGAGCCCGAGCGCGATGCCGCCGTGGGGCGGGGTGCCGTACTGCAGCGCGTCGAGGAAGAAGCCGAAGCGGGCCTTCGCCTCCTCGTCGTCGATCTTCAGCAACCGGAAGATGCGGGCCTGAAGCTCGGCCTGGTGGATTCGGATGCTGCCGCCGCCGATCTCGTTGCCGTTCAGCACGAGGTCGTAGGCGCGGGCGCGTACGGCGGCCGGCTCGTCCTCCAGACGGCCCAGATCCTCGGGCCGCGGCGAAGTGAAGGGATGGTGCATCGACACCAACCGCTGCTCGGTCTCGCTCCACTCCATGAGGGGAAAGTCGACCACCCAGCTCAGCGACGTGCGATCCTCGTCGATCAGCCCCTCCCGCTGCCCCAGCCGCAGGCGGAACTGGCCGAGCAGGACCGGCGCCTCGTAACCCTTGCCGCCCGCGATCAGCGTCAGGTCGTCCCGCCCCGCCCCGACCGTCTCGACGACCTGGGCCAGCGCCTCCTCGCCCGCCGCCTTCAGGATGGAGCTCTGGATGGCCCCTTCCGGCGACTGCCGCACCCAGACCATCCCCTTCGCGCCCAGCGCCAGCGCCTCGTCGACGAGGTTGTCGATCTGCGCGCGCGACTGCCGGCCGGCGCCCGGCACCACCAGCGCCCGGACCGATCCGCCCCGCGTCACGAGCTCGCGGAAGACCTTGAAGCGACCCTCGCGGAACACCTCCGAGACGTCCTGGATCGGCATCTCGAAGCGCAGGTCCGGCTTGTCGCTGCCGTAGCGCGTCATCGCCTCGTCGTAGGTCATGCGCGGGAACGGGACCGGCACGTCCTTGTCCACCACGCGGAAAACCGCCTGCATCAGGTGCTCCACCGCCGCGAAGACGGCGTCCTGGTCGACGAACGACATCTCGACATCGATCTGCGTGAACTCCGGCTGGCGGTCGGCGCGCAGATCCTCGTCGCGGAAGCACTTGACGATCTGGAAGTAGCGGTCCATGCCGGAGACCATCAGGATCTGCTTGAAGATCTGCGGCGACTGCGGCAGCGCGTAGAACTCCCCGGCGTGCAGCCGGCTCGGCACCAGGTAGTCGCGGGCCCCTTCCGGCGTCGACTTGGTGAGCAGCGGCGTCTCGATCTCCCAGAACCCGTCGGCGTCGAGGCTGTTGCGGACCGCCATCGTGATGCGGTGGCGCAGCCCGATGTTCTCGCGCATTCGCGCGCGGCGCAGGTCCAGGTAGCGGTAGCGCAGGCGGACCTCCTCGGAAACGGGGGTCTCCTCGTCGACCTGGAACGGCGGCGTCCGCGCTTCGCTGAGCACGACGAGGCTGCGCGCCTCCACCTCGACCTCGCCGGTGGCGATCTTCGGGTTGAGCGTCTCCTCGGAGCGGCGCTCCACCGGCCCGGCTACCGCGATGACGTACTCGGGCCGCACCTGCTTGATCCGCGCCAGCACCTCGCTGCCGTCGCGGGCCACCACCTGGGTAAGCCCGTGCCGGTCGCGCACGTCGAGGAAAGTCAGCCCGCCGAGGTCGCGGATCTTGTGGACCCAGCCCATCAGCACCACATCGGCGCCGACGTCGCTCGGGCGGAGCTCGCCACAGGTGTGGGTGCGGGTGCGCGGAACGGAATGTGTCTCTTCAGTCACGGTCTTCTCTTGCCCGCTGCGCCGTCCCGCTGCCGACGACGGGATGCGTCTGCCTCGTTCTTCGTCTCACATTGCGGCGCCGACGGCGAACCGGCAGCCGCCGATCTCGCTCTCCATCGGATGTTATCGGCCGGCCGCAGCCGCGCATCACTCGGACATGCGCTGCACGACCTCGGCGCGCGCCACGGCCGCCTGCTCGCCGGATTGCATGTCCTTGACGGTGACCTCGCCGCGCGCGATCTCGTCGTCGCCCAGGATGAGCACCCGGCGCGCCCCGGACCGGTCCGCCCGCTTCATCTGCGCGCGCAACGAGCGGGCGTCGTAGTCGACCAGCGTGGCCACGCCGGCGTGGCGCAGGTCGCGGGCCAGCACGTGGGCGGCCGGCCGCGCCGCCTCGCCCAACGCCACCACGAAGGCGTCGGGCGCGGACGCGCCGGGCCCTTCCGGCATGGCCAGCACCAGCCGCTCCATGCCGGCGGCGAACCCTATGCCGGCCCGGTCGGGCCCGCCGAGCTGGCGCACCAACCCGTCGTAGCGCCCGCCGCCGAGCAGCGCGTTCTGCGCGCCGAGGCCGGAGCCCAGCACCTCGAACGTCGTCCGCGCGTAGTAGTCGAGCCCCCGCACCAGCCGGTGCGAGACGCGGTAATCCAGCTCCAGCGCCGTCAACTGGGCGGTGACCTTGCGGAAGTGCTCGTCGCACCCATCGCACAGATAGTCCGTCGAGTGCGGCAGGTCATCGACGATCGGCTGACAGGCCGGCACCTTGCAGTCGAAGATGCGCAACGGGTTCGTGTCCGCGCGCCGCCGGCAGTCGCCGCAGAGCTTCGACTTCCGCCCCCCGAGCGCCCCCAGCAGCGCCCCGCCGAAATCCGGCCGGCACTCGCGGCAGCCGACCGAGTTGACGACCAGCTCCGCGTCCTCGATGCCGAGGGCACGGACGAGGGCCGCCGCCATCTCGATGACCTCGGCGTCCAGCGTTGCGTCCGAGACCCCGAAGACCTCGACGTCGAGCTGGTGAAACTGCCGGTAGCGCCCCTTCTGCGGTCGCTCGTAGCGGAACATCGGCCCGAAGCCGAACAGCTTGACGGTGGGCAGCGCCTGCTCGAGCGCATGCTCGACGTAGGCCCGCACCATGCTCGGCGTGGCCTCGGGCCGCAGCGTGACCCGCTCGCCTCCCTTGTCCTCGAAGGCGTACATCTCCTTCTGGACGATGTCGGTGGTCTCCCCCGTTCCCTTCGCGAACAGCTCTTCGCGCTCGATGACCGGGGTGCGGATCTCGCGGTAGCCGTAGCGCGCGCACACGTCGCGGATCACCTTCTCGGCGTGCTGCCAGCGCTCGATCTCGCCCGGCAGGATGTCGTGCGTGCCTCGGATGGCCGGAATCATGGAACCTGGACCGCTGCAATCATCGGATGCGGACGGGACACGCGCGGAGCGTGGATGCCACGCGCGAATACTTCGGAGCCACGCGCGGCGCCGGAGGATGGCCGTCTCGCAAGGATTATAGCCCGCTCCGAGCGTTCGACAGGTCGCGCGCCGGGCCCTGCGGAGCAACCCGGGAGCGGTTCGTGCGGCGGCGGCGGCGCTTCCGGCCCGCGCGCGCCCGCGGGGATGCGATAATGAAGGGCCGATGGCCACCCGCGACCGGTTCGATCGTCCGTTGCGCAGCCTGCGGATCTCCGTCACCGACCGCTGCAACCTGCGTTGCGAGTACTGCATGCCGGAGGAGGAGTACGTCTGGCTCCCGCGCGGGGACATCCTGACCTTCGAGGAGATCGGCGCGCTCGTCGACGCCTTCACGGACGCCGGCGCCGACCGCGTCCGCCTGACCGGCGGGGAGCCGCTGTTACGCAAGGACCTGCCTGACCTGATTCAGCGGCTGGCGCGGAAACCCGCCATCCGCGATCTCGCGCTCACCACCAACGGCATGCTGCTCGCCGACCAGGCGGCCGGCCTCCGCGAAGCAGGCCTTCATCGGCTCACGGTCAGCCTGGACACGTTGCGCGCCGACCGCTTTCGCGAGCTGACCCGCTTCGACGGCGTCGCCGCCGTGCAGCGCGGCCTGGAAGCGGCGCGGGAGGCGGGCTTCACGGACCTGAAGATCGACACCGTGGTCATCCGCGGCGTCAACGACGACGAGCTGGTCGATCTGCTCGCCTACGGCCGGCGGGCGGGCGCGGAAGTGCGGTTCATCGAGTACATGGACGTCGGCGGGGCCACCCGCTGGTCCGTGCGGGACGTGCTCTCGCGGGCCGAGATGCTGCGGACGATCGCGGACGCGCTCGGACCGGTAACGGCCATCGAGGAGGTATCGTCCGCTCCGGCCGACCGCTTCCGGCTGCCCGACGGCCAGACATTCGGCATCATCTCGTCGACCACCGAGCCGTTCTGCCGATCCTGCGACCGCAGCCGACTGACCGCCGACGGTCTCTGGTACCGCTGCCTCTACGCGCGCGAAGGCACCGACCTGCGCGGTCCGCTGCGGGCCGGGATGTCACGCGCGGAACTGAGCACGCTGATCGACGAAATCTGGGCCGCCCGCACCGACCGCGGGGCCGAGGTCCGGCTCGCCGCCGGCGACCGCCAGCCGCTGATCCCGATCGAGACGCTGCAGAAGGAACCGCACCTGGAGATGCACACGCGGGGCGGGTAGTACAGCGGTTCTGCACGAGCGACCCAGGGAAGCACGACCCAACCCGAAACGCAGGTCAATCGACCTGCCCGGCGCGTTCCTCCAGGTCAGCCAGGATTTCCTCCATCTGGCCGAGCGCGGAACGCAGATCGTCGGCGATCTCGCGGGCCAGCACGTGCGGTTCGGGCAGGTCGGCGGCATCCTCCAGACTCTCGTCGCGCAGCCAGAACAGGTCGAGGCTCACCTTGTCGCGGTTGACGATCTCGTCGTAGGCAAAGGGCCGCCAGCGACCCTCCGGGCTCTGTTCCGACCAAGTCGCCTTCCGCGTGTGGCGGGCGCCCGGGCGGTAGCACGCGACGAACTCGTCGAGATCCGCGCGGGTCATGCGGCGGGTCTTCAGCGTGAAGTGCTTGTTCGTGCGCAGGTCGTAGACCCATACCGTCCGGGTCCAGGGCTCCTTCGCGCCCGGCTTCCGGTCGAAGAAGAGCACGTTGGCCTTGACGCCCTGTGCGTAGAAGATGCCCGTCGGCAAGCGCAGCAGGGTGTGCACCTCGCACTCGCGCAGCAAGTTGCGGCGCACGGTCTCGCCGGCGCCGCCTTCGAACAGCACGTTGTCCGGCACGACCACCGCAGCCCGGCCGTGGATCGTCAGCAGCGACTTGACGTGCTGCACGAAGTTGAGCTGCTTGTTCGAGGTGGTGGTCCAGAAGTCCGGACGGTTGTAGGTGAGCGACTGCCGGCCGGTCTCCCCCTCCGCGTTCACGACCGTGATCGACGACTTCTTGCCGAAGGGCGGGTTGGTGATGACGACGTCCGCCAGCGCGGCCGGCGCGTCGCGCAGCGCGTCGTCGGTCGTGATCGGGGGCTCGCGCCGGTCGCCGCCGTCGGGGCCGATGCCGTGCAGGTAGAGGTTCATGCCGCACAGCCGCGCGACGTTGGGGACCAACTCCACGCCGCGCAGCGCTTCGAAGCGGAGATGCCGCTTCTGGTCGCGGTCCAGGTCGCCGCTGCCCTTGAGATACTCGTGGGCAGCGAGCAGGAAGCCGCCCGTCCCGCAAGCCGGATCGACGACGAGCTCGCCGGGCCGGGGATTCACGCACTCGACCATCGCCTGGATGACCGCGCGCGGCGTGAAGTACTGCCCAGCGCCCCCCTTGACGTCCTGAGCGTTCTTCTCCAGCAGGCCCTCGTAGGCGTCCCCCTTCACGTCAGCGGCCATCGCCGACCAGTCCTCGCGATCGATCAGCTCGACGATAAGGCGGCGCAGCTTGGCCGGATCCTGGATCCGGTTCTGCGCCTTCTCGAAGATCAGCCCGAGCATCCCACCGCGCGTGCCGAGGGCGCGCAACGTTTCGCGGTAGTGTCGATCCAGCTCGGCCCCCTCCATCGTCGGTGAGGCGAGGTTCTCCCAGCGGTAGCCGGCCGGGATCGGCTGTCCGTCGCCGGTGAGCCGCTCGCGCTCATCGGCCATCTTTAGGAAGAGCAGAAAGGTGAGCTGCTCCAGGTAGTCCTGGTAGGAGAGCCCGTCGTCGCGCAGGACGTTGCAGTACGACCAGAGCTTCTGGACGATGCGATTGGCGGCGTCGCTCATGAGGAGGGCGCAGTATCGGTAATGATATCATGCAGGGGTGGCGCGGGTCGCCGACATCATCCGCAAGGCGCGAGAGAATCCTGCGACCGTGCGCTTCCGGGATCTCGTCAGGGCGTGCGACGCGTATTTCGGATCGCCGCGGCAGACCGGCACGAGCCATCGCGTGTATCGCACGCCGTGGCCCGGCGACCCCCGAGTGAACATCCAGGACGACCACGGGATGGCGAAGCCGTATCAGGTGCGTCAGGTTCTCCACGCGATCGAGAAGCTGGAGGCGCAGCATGACTGATCACTACACGTACCGCGTGACCTGGTCGCCGGAGGAGGGCGAGTACGCGGGCCTCTGCGCGGAATTTCCGTCACTCAGTTGGCTGGCCCCCACGGCCGAGGAAGCGTTCTCCGGAATTCGCGCGCTCGTGCACGAGGTCCTTGCAGACATGCACGCCAACGCGGAGACCCCGCCGGGGCCGCTCGCCGATCGCGCCTACAGCGGGCGGTTCCTGGTTCGCGTTCCACCTGAAACCCACCGGGCACTCGTGCTGCGAGCGGCCGAGGAAGGCGTGAGCCTCAACCGGCTGGTGAGCGCGCGCCTGGCGGATTGACGGCCTACCGTTCCGTCATGCGAGAGGACGCCTGGCATGGCGCGTAATCGAGCCCGCGGGGAACCGGTCTGGCGCTGACCCTTGACCAGGCGGCGGCGTCCGCCGCGAGGACTATCACTGACAAGACTTGCGCATGTCGAAGAACACGACCGACGAGATTCCGGCAACCGGCATGCCGTCACGCCGCCGCCCGACGCATCCCGGCGTCGTCCTGTTCGAGCTGTTTCTGCGAGAGATCCCGATGAGTCAGGCCGAGGCGGCGCGGCGAATGAACATGCCGGTCACGCGCGTCAACGAGCTCGTTCGCCGCCGGCGCGGCGTTACGGCCCGATCGGCACTTCGGCTCGGGGGGCTGCTGGGCACGACGCCCATGTTCTGGATGAACCTCCAGGCCAACTGGGACCTCTGGCACGCGCAGCAGGAAGAACGACAACCGCGCCGCAGGCCTTCGGTCCCGCCACGGGACGGCGATCGTGCCCCCGGCCTCCCTGACCGTCCGTGACGGGCGGCTGATGCCGCCGCGTCAGGCGCCCGCCCGCGCGGCAAGCGCACACCATCGACATCAACTGCTCGCCGAACGAAGCCGAAGATGCCGGGGCGCGCATGACCTTGATGACGGGCCGTCGACGTCAGGGGCCCGCCCGTGCGGATCACGTGCAGCGGGCGCACGGGCGAGTTGACATTGTTAGCGATGTTGGCATAGATTCCTGACAACAAAGGCGGGCAGCTTGAGCGACGGACCCCACAGGAGCCTGAACATGCGGCGCCGCTGGAAGCGGCTCGCGGAGCGCGCAGCCAACATCGCGTTCGACGACAGGGAGACCAGCGACGCATTGGCCGCGGCACTCCAGGGCGACTGGGACGTCGAAGTTCCCGAGAACTTCGTCGGGCACGTTCGCGATGCCCTCGACGATCACCAAGGCGATCTCTTCGGCACGTCGGTGACCGAGAAGCTCGAAGCACTCCGAGGTGAAGCCGCGGGTCGTCCGCTGGCCGGCGCGGTCCTGGACTGCGCGACGCAGGCGGCGGCCCAAGGGCGCCGAGGCGAAGAAGCACTTGCGAAGGCAGCCGCCGACGCGCTTCTGGAGCGCGCCGCGAGCGGCCGGCGCCAAGTAGAGGAGCATTGGCTGCGGGCATCCCGGGCTCGGAACGCCAAGGGCGTGAGAAACCGCATCGACGACGCCATTGCGGCATCCGACATGAATGACATAGCGCGGCGTTGCATTGGACGCGCCGACCGAGGGGCGTCGCAGACGCCACGCAGGAAGACTGGAATCAACGACGGTGTGTCGTTGTCGTGAAATTGAGTACCCCATGACCTCTCTCGTTCCCGAACGCCGCGTCGACGTTGTGGAGGAAGGAAGATCCGCCGGAAGAAGTCGGATCCGGTGCGGGATTGACGAACACCTGCAGTTCGACACTGAAGGCATCGAGACGTACTGCCTGGCCGGCTGGAACGCAACGGTATACGACGCGTTCGTCGTCGGCGCCGCCGTTCAGTTCTGCGACCATACGACGCGGCGCCCATCGGCCGGCTGGCGTCGTGACATTGCGCTCCGCGTTCCCGTTCATGATCCCCACCACTGGCGGTCCACGGC
This DNA window, taken from Acidobacteriota bacterium, encodes the following:
- the mgtE gene encoding magnesium transporter; the encoded protein is MPPLRRIDVVLDSVKRLQRIGATANLVNLLQKQHPADLAEVLSGLSDAGRLSTFNTLVAQNSRLAMEALSELDAEIGDALLAKRPPDELAKLFLELQTDDAAALIDRLPDDVSAEVLARMRRKDSGDVQHLLAYGDQTAGRIMNPEVFALAEDLTAGEAIEALQRSREVEMVFYLYVVDERRHLVGVVSLRRLLLVSPETPLKRIMTSELIKARVDTDQEEVAQEVANYNLLAIPVVDDENKLVGIITVDDVIDVIKDEATEDILRLAGVPADEHVFTSPWEAWRKRLPWLGVNLVAATLAALVVREFQGTVEQVIALAALMTVVASMGGNAATQTLTVIVRGIALGELTWSNSRRVLGKEALVGVANGIVLGGAGAGVAWGVFGNPYLGAILALAMVINLLVAAIAATLIPIALRALKIDPALASAVFITTMTDVFGFFAILGLATAFLPYLQRGL
- a CDS encoding GTPase Era, yielding MKAGYASLIGRPNAGKSTLLNRIVGTKVAIVSDKPQTTRTRILGVKQGTAARPGQIVFVDTPGIHRPMHRMNVRMVDHAVETITQVDVLVVVLDATLRTGRGDRFVLDLLDRATAPVILALNKIDLLAKRRLLPLMDWYRQQRDFAGLVPISALTGDGVSALEGEIWERLPPGEPLFPDDFVTDQPERVLVAETVREKLLHETRAELPFSSAVVVDRFEEPDPRGVLRLYCSIVVDRDTHKPIVLGRGGARIKRIGVGAREELERAFGARVYLDLHVRVRPGWRENERMLRELGLER
- a CDS encoding HlyC/CorC family transporter; the encoded protein is MADRRGAGGGRRGGGDRAGLRSQDAGSQPAVPRGGPGNRRALLSRHRRDGAGRRHRGGRTRGGRRGGAGRFGRGRGGVFGARRRRGAASGRHRHRDRRGPPAGARRGTPVRRRAALSGPARPSPSARLRPRARHGTDGTPGAAPAPCGRARVIPLALFLLACATVYVGTVEAAFTTLMRLSLRLGAERRGRLERLGYLDDPLRLFVPVRVLQGVLVVAVTVLSMAALDARDSTAVALMAAGLVAFVLVCGYVLPVVIVRRDPERVLEALLPSLRVPVAVLQPLTRPLIRLLRRASRRVGAAAMAGGGPTKGRDDRTSADGRAELEEQEERRLLQSVVEFGETLVREVMTPRPDIVAVKADATLDELRALFTEEQYSRLPVFEHSLDTVLGFVFVKDLVTLSDTPGDERVVARLLRPAHTVPETKRVADLLKELQQARVQSAIVHDEYGGTAGLVTIEDVIEEIVGEIRDEYDVEADPIVDEGSGSFVFTGRVSVDDLSKRLDVIIEPQGFETVAGYLLARLGRVPQEGESFEVDGLSVDVLEAERRRLHRVRLRRTSAAALESPA
- a CDS encoding PhoH family protein, with amino-acid sequence MVTPSLVKITVPDEGIETLFGSRDENLKQIEQQFDVQIRTGGNELLVTGDAAGMAKTERVIGQLTGLLREGYRFSREDVRRASEMVSEDAQIDLRDFFLKAPLRASSTRQVTPKTLGQRRYLDAIERHDVVFGIGPAGTGKTYLAMAQAVAYLTSKRVSRIILARPAVEAGEKLGFLPGDVQEKVNPYLRPLYDALYDMLHSDKVGRLIDRGVIEIAPIAFMRGRTLNDAFVILDEAQNTTTEQMKMFLTRLGFGSKAVVTGDITQIDLPAGQTSGVVQALRVLHGVEGVSIVHFTDRDVVRHPLVQRIVKAYERYVPAPAGDSPESP
- the aspS gene encoding aspartate--tRNA ligase, coding for MTEETHSVPRTRTHTCGELRPSDVGADVVLMGWVHKIRDLGGLTFLDVRDRHGLTQVVARDGSEVLARIKQVRPEYVIAVAGPVERRSEETLNPKIATGEVEVEARSLVVLSEARTPPFQVDEETPVSEEVRLRYRYLDLRRARMRENIGLRHRITMAVRNSLDADGFWEIETPLLTKSTPEGARDYLVPSRLHAGEFYALPQSPQIFKQILMVSGMDRYFQIVKCFRDEDLRADRQPEFTQIDVEMSFVDQDAVFAAVEHLMQAVFRVVDKDVPVPFPRMTYDEAMTRYGSDKPDLRFEMPIQDVSEVFREGRFKVFRELVTRGGSVRALVVPGAGRQSRAQIDNLVDEALALGAKGMVWVRQSPEGAIQSSILKAAGEEALAQVVETVGAGRDDLTLIAGGKGYEAPVLLGQFRLRLGQREGLIDEDRTSLSWVVDFPLMEWSETEQRLVSMHHPFTSPRPEDLGRLEDEPAAVRARAYDLVLNGNEIGGGSIRIHQAELQARIFRLLKIDDEEAKARFGFFLDALQYGTPPHGGIALGLDRIVALVAGEPSIRDVMAFPKTAAAVDLMAGSPSTVDRRQLRELHLDG
- a CDS encoding histidine--tRNA ligase — encoded protein: MIPAIRGTHDILPGEIERWQHAEKVIRDVCARYGYREIRTPVIEREELFAKGTGETTDIVQKEMYAFEDKGGERVTLRPEATPSMVRAYVEHALEQALPTVKLFGFGPMFRYERPQKGRYRQFHQLDVEVFGVSDATLDAEVIEMAAALVRALGIEDAELVVNSVGCRECRPDFGGALLGALGGRKSKLCGDCRRRADTNPLRIFDCKVPACQPIVDDLPHSTDYLCDGCDEHFRKVTAQLTALELDYRVSHRLVRGLDYYARTTFEVLGSGLGAQNALLGGGRYDGLVRQLGGPDRAGIGFAAGMERLVLAMPEGPGASAPDAFVVALGEAARPAAHVLARDLRHAGVATLVDYDARSLRAQMKRADRSGARRVLILGDDEIARGEVTVKDMQSGEQAAVARAEVVQRMSE